From a single Streptomyces liliifuscus genomic region:
- a CDS encoding M56 family metallopeptidase, which produces MTVSISLLLMAVVALAAAVAAPRVLTRALWPDREPVLALWVWQCLVATVLLCCLTSLVLSASAVFHTVRVHVFAPAPPRVTAAYDLAAAPPWTTALTLLLAGGAAWTTAMLAREVTEARRRGRLRREHLRERAPELPAGLSDSRGPLLVLEDEYPDAWWMPGSPPQLVVTTGALQRLTDHQLDAIQAHELGHARARHDWLLHLSQALASGFPGIPLFTHFRDQTHRLVELSADDTASRRCGHLTTALALIELNQHRGVLSCATPRPLLHQRVERLLDPPPRLPRTQRRGTTTAAALAPLIPLLIAFGPALATLGS; this is translated from the coding sequence ATGACCGTATCGATCTCCCTCCTCCTGATGGCGGTCGTCGCCCTGGCGGCCGCGGTCGCGGCGCCCCGTGTCCTGACTCGGGCGCTCTGGCCCGACCGGGAGCCCGTGCTCGCGCTGTGGGTGTGGCAGTGCCTGGTCGCCACCGTGCTGCTCTGCTGTCTGACCTCGCTGGTGCTGAGCGCCTCGGCGGTCTTCCACACCGTCCGTGTCCATGTCTTCGCGCCCGCGCCGCCCAGGGTCACCGCGGCGTACGACCTGGCCGCCGCCCCGCCCTGGACCACCGCGCTGACGCTGCTGCTGGCCGGCGGTGCCGCCTGGACCACGGCCATGCTGGCGCGCGAGGTGACGGAGGCCCGCAGGCGGGGCCGGCTGCGCCGCGAGCACCTGCGCGAACGCGCCCCCGAGCTGCCGGCCGGGCTCAGCGACTCCCGCGGCCCGCTCCTCGTGCTGGAGGACGAGTACCCGGACGCCTGGTGGATGCCGGGCAGCCCGCCCCAGCTCGTCGTCACCACGGGCGCGCTGCAGCGCCTCACCGACCACCAGCTGGACGCCATCCAGGCCCATGAACTGGGTCACGCCCGGGCCCGCCACGACTGGCTCCTGCACCTCTCCCAGGCGCTGGCCTCCGGCTTCCCTGGCATCCCGCTCTTCACCCACTTCCGCGACCAGACCCACCGCCTGGTCGAGCTCTCCGCCGACGACACGGCCTCCCGTCGCTGCGGGCACCTCACCACGGCTCTCGCGCTGATCGAGCTGAACCAGCACCGGGGCGTCCTGTCCTGCGCCACTCCCCGCCCCCTGCTCCACCAGCGGGTGGAGCGCCTCCTGGACCCGCCGCCCCGACTGCCCCGGACCCAGCGACGCGGTACGACGACGGCCGCGGCCCTGGCCCCGCTCATCCCGCTGCTCATCGCCTTCGGCCCGGCCCTGGCGACGCTCGGCTCCTAG
- a CDS encoding DUF3052 domain-containing protein has protein sequence MSGGYSGTPLAKKIGIKAGHRVRLLHPPGEGWAIPGLPEGCEVAEGGPKEADITLAFYREAAVLAAEGSGLVEALADSAMLWIAWPRKAAGHVSDITENGLRELFLPLGVVDVKVAALGEDWSGLKFVRRRENRRI, from the coding sequence GTGAGCGGTGGGTACTCCGGTACGCCGCTGGCCAAGAAGATCGGGATCAAGGCCGGGCACCGGGTGCGGTTGCTGCACCCGCCGGGGGAGGGGTGGGCGATCCCCGGGCTGCCCGAGGGCTGTGAGGTCGCCGAAGGCGGACCGAAGGAGGCGGACATCACCCTGGCCTTCTACCGGGAGGCGGCCGTTCTGGCCGCAGAGGGGTCCGGGCTCGTCGAGGCGCTCGCCGACTCCGCGATGCTCTGGATCGCCTGGCCGCGGAAGGCCGCCGGCCATGTCAGCGACATCACCGAGAACGGACTGCGGGAACTGTTCCTGCCCCTGGGTGTCGTGGATGTGAAGGTCGCCGCGCTCGGGGAGGACTGGTCGGGGCTGAAGTTCGTACGCCGCAGGGAGAACCGGCGTATTTAA
- a CDS encoding glycosyltransferase family 2 protein, which produces MEPRIAVAVVTMGTRPQEVDALLASVAKQDVAPTRIVIVGNGCPLPEFADRLGLPGEVTAIEVDENLGCPGGRNVALRRLREFGDVDVVVDLDDDGLLVDPDVLRRVRDLYAADPRLGIVGFRIADEHGETQRRHVPRLGAKDPMRGGEVTGFLGGGHALSMEMLAQTGDWPAEFFFAHEETDLAWRAADAGWTIRYEPELLLQHPKTSPARHAIYYRVTARNRVWLVRRRLPLPLIPVHLGVWIALTLLRTRSVGGLRAWFGGFVEGLRVSAGERRPMRWGTVWRLTRLGRPPVV; this is translated from the coding sequence ATGGAGCCGCGGATCGCGGTGGCCGTGGTGACGATGGGCACACGGCCCCAGGAGGTCGACGCGCTGCTCGCGTCGGTGGCCAAGCAGGACGTCGCACCCACGCGGATCGTGATCGTCGGGAACGGCTGTCCGCTGCCCGAGTTCGCCGACCGGCTGGGGCTGCCCGGCGAGGTCACCGCCATCGAGGTCGACGAGAACCTCGGCTGCCCCGGCGGCCGGAACGTCGCGCTGCGCCGGCTGCGGGAGTTCGGGGACGTTGACGTCGTCGTCGACCTGGACGACGACGGGCTCCTCGTCGACCCGGACGTCCTGCGGCGGGTACGGGACCTGTACGCGGCCGATCCGCGCCTCGGCATCGTCGGATTCCGGATCGCCGACGAACACGGCGAGACCCAGCGGCGGCACGTGCCCCGGCTCGGTGCCAAGGACCCGATGCGGGGCGGGGAGGTCACCGGCTTCCTCGGCGGCGGACACGCCCTCTCCATGGAGATGCTCGCGCAGACCGGGGACTGGCCGGCCGAGTTCTTCTTCGCGCACGAGGAGACCGACCTGGCGTGGCGGGCCGCCGACGCGGGGTGGACCATCCGGTACGAGCCCGAGCTGCTGCTCCAGCACCCCAAGACCTCACCCGCACGGCACGCCATCTACTACCGCGTCACCGCCCGCAACCGCGTCTGGCTGGTCCGGCGCCGGCTGCCGCTCCCGCTCATCCCCGTCCACCTGGGGGTCTGGATCGCGCTGACTCTCCTGCGGACACGCTCTGTTGGCGGGCTGCGGGCATGGTTCGGCGGCTTTGTGGAGGGGCTCCGGGTCTCGGCGGGGGAGCGGCGGCCGATGCGCTGGGGGACCGTGTGGCGGCTCACGCGCCTGGGGCGGCCGCCGGTCGTCTGA